The Pyrenophora tritici-repentis strain M4 chromosome 2, whole genome shotgun sequence genome window below encodes:
- a CDS encoding HRD1, HRD ubiquitin ligase complex, ER membrane component — translation MPYTSKRAFLKSGTKPTTNHKDECPICQNNIPTKTKIHHFSAHVLHMHKAAKVFCLGAKPVKPRVSSSRHNYMTEIKSCGHCFCFDCLETWLEKSDTCPMCRASLFSTTASQEKGSFEMSGYASEREFLEIRDMGAPAVRDMVSEDFTSSIGYMEYVPGSSLGISERVPRGCMGLKWRVLVRRRGLGRSVVFVEGVSQEEAVAAGQ, via the coding sequence ATGCCCTACACCTCCAAAAGAGCCTTCCTAAAGAGCGGTACGAAACCCACCACCAATCACAAAGACGAGTGCCCCATCTGCCAGAACAACATCCCCACAAAAACTAAAATCCACCACTTCTCCGCCCACGTACTACACATGCACAAAGCAGCAAAAGTCTTCTGCCTCGGCGCCAAACCCGTTAAACCCCGCGTATCCTCGTCCCGCCACAACTACATGACGGAAATCAAAAGCTGTGGCCACTGCTTCTGCTTCGACTGTCTAGAAACTTGGCTAGAGAAGAGCGACACATGTCCCATGTGCCGGGCAAGCCTCTTCAGCACCACAGCTAGCCAGGAAAAGGGAAGTTTTGAGATGAGCGGCTATGCGTCGGAGAGGGAGTTCTTGGAGATCCGCGATATGGGTGCGCCCGCTGTGAGGGACATGGTGTCAGAGGACTTTACTTCTTCGATTGGGTACATGGAGTATGTGCCCGGAAGTAGTCTGGGAATTAGTGAGAGGGTTCCCCGGGGCTGTATGGGATTGAAGTGGAGGGTACTTGTGAGGAGGAGGGGGTTGGGAAGGAGTGTGGTGTTTGTGGAAGGTGTCAGTCAGGAAGAAGCAGTAGCAGCGGGACAATGA
- a CDS encoding UhpC, Sugar phosphate permease — MVSETKDAPAAASSTSGSDIEVLTGVVNEKKLMRKLDLRLLPAVSILYLLSFLDRSNVANARIEGLTKDLNMTGNQYLTGLTLYFIGYVLFELPCNIILKRTTPKFWLPTLTLAWGVVATLMGVTQNREGFFAVRFFLGVTESGLFPGVVYYLSMWYKRNERQYRISLFFSCASLAGAFGGILAYGIAHMRNVGGYAGWRWIFILEGLFTILVAIIAYWFISNYPDTVSWLSKDERAFIQARLKADSDATNEEAFLWSEVLIAAKDVKVWLYAFAFHTMSLPLYTLSLFLPTIIRDMGYTSAQSQLLTIPPYAVATLFTIFWAILSERYARRALFILATTTVAIIGYIILLANTDPKARPGISYLGTFFAAVGIYPSVALVLCWPAINVSGQTKRATANAMQISIGNLGAVLGTQLYRANSGPRI, encoded by the exons ATGGTGTCTGAGACGAAAGACGCACCTGCTGCTGCATCGAGCACGTCGGGCTCCGATATCGAGGTCTTGACAGGCGTTGTTAATGAGAAAAAGTTGATGAGGAAGTTGGATTTGAGATTGCTGCCTGCGGTTTCCATCTTGTATCTTCTTAGTTTTTTGGATCGTAGTAATG TCGCCAACGCGCGCATTGAAGGTCTTACTAAAGATCTCAACATGACTGGGAATCAGTATCTCACTGGTCTGACACTGTACTTTATCGGTTACGTTCTCTTTGAACTCCCGTGCAATATCATTCTCAAGCGAACGACGCCGAAGTTTTGGTTGCCGACGCTTACGTTGGCTTGGGGAGTGGTTGCGACGTTGATGGGTGTGACGCAGAACCGGGAGGGCTTCTTTGCTGTGAGATTCTT TCTCGGTGTTACAGAGTCTGGGTTGTTTCCTGGTGTGGTGTATTATTTGAGCATGTGGTATAAGCGAAACGAGCGCCAATATCGCATTTCGCTGTTTTTCAGTTGTGCTTCGCTGGCTGGCGCGTTCGGTGGT ATCTTAGCGTATGGCATCGCACATATGCGCAACGTCGGAGGATACGCTGGATGGCGATGGATTTTCATCCTC GAAGGTCTATTCACAATCCTGGTCGCAATCATCGCGTACTGGTTCATCTCAAATTACCCCGACACTGTCAGTTGGCTCAGCAAAGACGAGCGAGCCTTCATCCAAGCGCGTCTCAAAGCCGACAGTGACGCAACAAACGAAGAAGCGTTCTTATGGTCTGAAGTTCTCATCGCGGCCAAAGACGTCAAAGTCTGGCTTTACGCGTTCGCTTTCCATACCATGAGTCTGCCACTCTACACACTATCTCTATTTTTA CCAACAATCATTCGCGACATGGGCTACACATCCGCCCAATCCCAACTCCTCACCATCCCACCCTACGCTGTCGCAACACTCTTCACCATCTTCTGGGCCATACTATCCGAACGCTACGCCCGTCGCGCGCTCTTCATCTTGGCCACCACGACCGTCGCCATCATCGGCTACATCATCCTACTCGCCAACACAGATCCCAAAGCGCGCCCAGGAATCTCCTACCTCGGAACTTTTTTTGCGGCAGTCGGTATTTACCCCTCCGTTGCATTGGTTCTCTGCTGGCCCGCCATCAATGTCAGCGGGCAGACGAAGCGAGCGACAGCGAATGCCATGCAGATTAGTATAGGTAATCTGGGTGCTGTACTGGGTACTCAGTTGTATCGCGCGAATTCAGGGCCGCG GATTTGA